A region of the Pempheris klunzingeri isolate RE-2024b chromosome 21, fPemKlu1.hap1, whole genome shotgun sequence genome:
ATGGAAATCTGTCACAGGCTGAGAGACTTTGTTGTACTATTTATACTGAGGTAGTTACACCTTTTAAATGTATCCGGTGACCATTAGCAATTCTATTTTTCTACATTCAGCATGCATGTAAGAACTTAAAGATACACAGGATGCACTTAGCTAAATGTTAACAGGGCTTAATGAGGTtaaatgaggaagaggaggaaaaactacATCCTCAGCGGCTCCTCTGGTTTCCCAGTAACTTTAACAGTGAGTTGAAGCTCAGCTGTGTTCCAGATAGTGTCATTCAACATGATGACGTTCAAAGTTTCATTTGAGAACATGTGGTGGCCCCAATGTTACCATGACTTCTGCTTGTTAGCAAACAAAATGTCCAAGGGGCCATTTTAATATCTGTGGTTGTGTGGGTCTCTGATTAGTCAGTTATAACCTCAGTGCTGTATTTGATTAACAGGGTTGTTACATCATTGTGATAAGCTGAAAAGAGACATTACAATCTAGTTGTGCAAATATATACAGTGATATGGCAACCCTAACCTCTACTTTAACACAGGTAATCATCTTAGCCAACATGGGCAGCAGTAACAATGAATTACCTACTACCAACAGAAGGCCAATGACACATAAAACAGTATGCCACAAGATCATAACATCATTGTAAAACTGTAAGTCAAAGTGCCCATAGAAATAATGCAGATCACACTCTAGAACAACCTGAGAACAGTCTAAAACCAGCAATAAAAGGAATTCacttaatacaataaatacatgaGACAGAATAACAGAGCCACACAACAAGGCCTAAAGTGTGGTGGACCACACGCCAAAATAAGGTATGTTGTTTCACAGAGATGATTGCTGACATCTCATGACCGCAGCCGCAACTTGAGGTGACATACAGCTTGAATTAAGCAACACTTTAATTATAACAGAGTACTCAAAGGGCAATCAGGCTTTTGCTAAATCTACTTTATAAATTACTGCCAGGCTCATTAACCTACTTACAATGcaataaagcagcataaaaacTGTCCCACTCTTTCACACCAGTGACAATATTTAGCTGCACAATTTTCAGATGTAAAATACCAAAGATGCTTAAGAAAAAACTGAGCAGCATAGCAGTGGAAACAACTGACTCACCATGGACAGGGGTGGGGGGCGGGCCGGTGCGGTTCTGAGAGCTGGCTCCTCCAGACAGAGTCCGGGTTAGTCCTGACACTGTCCGGCTAAAATCCCTAAATCCTCTCCGAGACAAGTCTCCACCACCCAAGGGGTGACGGGATAGCGTCCGTGGTCTGAAGTGCCTCCAGCGGCAAGATTTAATGTTCAAAAGAATCTGGCTGAGGTCCATAGGTgttggtgatgaagaggaggggaggtggggggagcTGGTTGGGTCCGAGGTATTGGTTTCTGAGGTACTGGCGTTGGAGTTGCGGAGCAGAGAACTTGGAAGTGGTGAGGCGAGTGGTTGGGGCTCCAGGTCAGAGTCTAGGCTCTGACAGATGCTGTCTACATCTGCATGCGCTCTGTCCAACAAGATCCTGAAAGAAAACCAGAAATCAGTAAAGCAAATCCCCATCAGCGAGCTGTGTGAAGTTATTTAAGGTCAGATAAAGTAGAAACATGCTGTAGTCATTATCAGTGCATTACAACATCAACATCCCTTGGCTATGACTATGAGTATTGCACAAGTGTGGCTATTCCTTGCATACCATTCATGTAATTACAATGTCCAGTGGGCCGGTGCCAAATATAGCTGCGTATTGCACAAAACACAGGGCAAAAACATGCAGTTCTGCCATGaatacagaacagaacactTATGTAATGGAACAAGAGTCAAAGTTTATAGCCGTGCTGCAGCTTCATGAGGCTGCGCCGCTtgttaaaatcaacaaaaaagacaacacTGCTATTTTTGCTATTCTAGAGCCTTACTACTGGTGGGGTAAAACTACTTTGGTTCAGCCTGAGGCTGCTACCAGAGCTGTTAACTACATCAAAACTGTATAGTGACATTTTTAGATGTTGTACAACAGAAAATTGTGTGGCGCTAGCTAAAATGACAGGGAATAACTCAAGTCCTGAGGATACACTTATGCATGTCTGTACTAAATGTCAAAGAAATCCTTGTTGAAAACTGAACAACAAATGGGACAATATTGTAGGCCCATAGACCCCACACTGCTACTCTGACTAAATAAACATACTAAGCTGCCCCTTTTCGAACATCATCAAGCATTGCTATCGCGAGTACACATCACATTGAAGAAGACAGACTGGTCCATCAGTCTCCCTCGGGGCAGAAGATAACGTTGtctacagacagaaacagaaaattgcTAATCTCATGTGCATCTGTGAAACAGATACAGCCTAACTCAGTTGGTCTCCTCGACAACACCCAGCAGTGTGGACGCCGCTGGCTAGCTCATCCAGCCAGTGTGCTTTATTCAATCGTCTGTGTAATTACAGAGGAGATATCAGACAAAACTGCAGGATATATTGCTGTCTAAACTCAGCAGAAGCTAAGTTTTCTGATATGTCCACAGGCCACAGTGACAGGTGAATCCCAAAATGGGACTGTCATGTTCATCATTTCACCAGCCAACTTGATATCTATAATAGAATGTGCCTGCCAAATGATCGCTGGTAACCTGCCAAAGAGCTGGTATGGTAAACAACCTCAGCAGCGACAGCCAACACTTGGCTGAATTTCCCCTTCTCAGTATTGGTATTGGCAGCATTCCTACACACACTTCATTTCAAATTTAGAACTTTTCTCAGAATTCTTTGCTGAATTTGTCAAGTTTTGTGTATCATAAGTATGATGAATGTACCTGGGCAACATGCGGATTACATCGCACTCATTCTTTCCACCACAGATGTCAGAAAATTAAATGGTGGTTTAAAAGCTTTACGTCATATGAGTCAAATTTTCAAGACTTGGAAACAATCCATTTCTATTTTGCTTGTCTACCTGCAGAAGAATCCAAGTATCACTGATCAAATCACAGCAAGTATGAGGAACAGAAACAGCCAGACAGAGCTCACCTGCCCCCTCTGCCCACACGGCGCCGTGCCAACCCTATGCAGCGCCGTGGCATGTTCAGCGAGGTCAGGCAGTAGCGGAAGCGTGGGTCGCCGAGCCCGCCGTCTGATGGGCTTACCCAGGGCCAGTTGCCACTCTGGTCTGGACGAGTCTGAAAGTATAGAAGAGGAGATGCAGAAAGAGAAATTAGGGGCAAGAAGATGTCACATGTTAAAATTGAGAGCAAAAAGAGACattggaaaaggaaaaggcGAGTCTTCGTTATTGCATTgttctgtgcagcagtgtgtggaAGACTAACAGCCAGGGCAGCCAGACTGGCCGGTCTGCTATTGGCACTATAAATAGAAGCACGGGAGTCACAGGAGGGCACTCACAGCGTAGTACTGACAGCCGGCCTTCCTCCTGAACGCATAGCAGCCATCTGGgtcattctcctcctctgcctctgaggAACCTGAATGGATctatacaataaaaacaattttgGTAAATGAAGAGATTAGGATTTGAGACCATTGCCTTTTACACACCTGACACTGTCAACAAGAGTCAACACTGGCTGGGTGACAGCAGTTTTCACCCTCTGTTCCTTGTTGGTTCATGTTTAGCATTAGTGTCCTTATTAAATAGGACTGAAACCACAGCAAAGCAGAAAGTTAAGTCAAATTACCTGTGAGAAGGGTTCTTCGTCTGAGCTCGGGAAATCGTACTGGTTGAGGTCCTTGGGATTGAACACAGAGGGGCCTGAATGCTGAGGTGCCGACAGAGGGGGGATTTTGggtttcttttcatatttcctTTTCGTTCGCACAGCCTCCGTCTTCTCCGGctgtgaagaggagagggaaacGGTGCTCAATGTTTATACGACAGTCTGCGTGATCAAAAAGACATTTCAAGACGCAGAGCAATGCCGTTAGTGGTAATCTAATGTTGGTGGTCTGTACGCAGGCGAAGAAAGTGTGTAGAAACAACAGTGAGTAAAAGAGGCATTGATATGCAGATGGCAACATGTGCCAGATGCCACTGCCTAGCCAGATggctgccccctccctcctcctcaatCCACCCCATGCCACCGCTCACCCCTACTTCCCCACTGGGACGACCCCTCCCTGTCTGAACAGACTCCAACTCTACTAGGATTAGTCAGATCCCATTCAGCCCTTAGACGAGGGGCACAAAGCAAACAGAGAGGCAAGGACACAGAAGTGAAGAACTGCTGTGTCAAATCAATGCAAGAAGTGAGGGCTGGGGTGTTATGGGAGGAGGGGGCAGAGTTAAACCATAAATGAGCGTCTGTaaacaaaagggaaaagtcAACCAGTTggtagagagaaaaagagcggaaaaaagggggaaatagTTGCCTCCCTGCAgggcaaggggggggggggggttgttggaCACTGGAGCTAATGAAGTTATAATGAAAGGAGGTGACACAGAGTTCACAATAGTACTGTGTAATGAAGTGCTACATTATTGAAGCATATGGCCACTCAGTCTTATGCTAAATGTTTGGAGTTTGAAGGGGTCAGCAGGTAAAGCACGGACGCTACGGCCTCAATGAGGTGAACTACCAGAAATGAATAGTGATGCCCACCTGCCAGTCTTTGGCTGAGGGCTGCCCACAAGCCTGGTAGAACTAAATCTTTAATACTTATTGTCCTGAATAACTGTTCTTCAGtacatttttttctccccatgAGGAAACTCACAAAACTTTGCTTCCTTCAGAAAAATCAGTTATATATTTCTAGTATTTTCAATTCATACCTTTTCAACAACTGAAATGTCATGGTCTCACTTGAGTCAGTGTTCAATATAAAGAGGAGTGACTGCATTATGAGGCTCCTCACTTCAGCCATGATCAATGCGTGAATTGACTCAAGTGAAGGACGAATGTGAAGTCAATAACGTTTTCTGATACTTCTGCAGGCATTGCGTTCCAACACCCACACTCATCAAGAGCCAGACAGGATGGAAATCATTTTCCATTCTGTTCCTGACTTTATTAGGAGGGTGCCCGTGTGCTGTGAATGTAGATAGCCTTACTTTCTTGTAGTCCTTCATATCCAAGTGGTCCTGGTGTCTGTACTGGTTGCTGCTGGACAGGGGAATTATGGGGATGGTGTAGACAGGCTTCACCAGAGCTCGCTGCGCAAGTGCCTCTGCCATCACCTCACTGCCCAAGTCTGGCATCGAATTCCTGATGGGCAGAGAGCGAAGGGTAGAAAGGTTGGTGAGCATAAAAAGGGGACATATTTACAAATCAGATGCAGGACAGATTTAGGGACTATTTTATGGGTAAACTGAATCGCTTTAATGCAATGCATCAGGCATTAGGCACTAagataaataactaaaaagGATGCATGGTTTAagacaacagacagaccaaATGAGTGCTTATAGTACGATCACTTTGGTAGTATTAACCAACATGTCTGGGATGAGTCAATCACTGGccaacagacaaaaagaaactcTACTTCTGTGCATAGAAAGAGCCCAAAACACACTCCTGTCAGACTATTCACACCACTCTGTGCACCTGGGTCACTCTACACCAGCATAATATCATGAAGTGGGCTGGAGAAGCCATCTACTGAGAATAGAGTGGTCCAATCTGGGAGTGAATACTGGCTTTGATGCACAGACAGAAACCAGGCTGGGATAACAAGAGGAAATTGAAATGTCACTACAAATCAAAAGCACTTCAAGAAGAAGGGTCCAATTTAAGCTCACACTGACAGCTAGTTTCAGAGCAAATTCATTCCATTTGGGTGTCATGTTTAGATGGATCGCAAAGGCCccgctggggaggagggagaacaATTCAAAGTGGAGCTCGGAAAAGGAACGCGtaaatttaaacacaaaacaacacaaatgtagCATAGTGTACAGACTGGGAAAaggagcagccagcagagaaGTCACTGAACTAATTTGTTCCCGACACTACTGAATAAACAGAGTGAACTCAGAAATTGATACTGCATGCAAAACTGTGACCCCAATTAACAAGAGCAGGGAGGCCTGACATTACAGAAAACCtgtggttgattttttttttatacgaTCAATCTTGCAGACAAGTGTCCTAATGGCCTCTACAAGGGAATTCAACTTGACGAGTAAACAAAAGCCGGATCAAACATGAAGGTTAACCACATAAGCCAtcaaaaacactgcatgttGTAAAGGTCCGGCAGGTCTAGCGTCCAAAGGATAAACAATTAGTGTTTTCTAACCTTAGCAGAAACCATTCCAAAAACACCCCTTGAGAGACAGAGCAAGAGCACAGCCGCAAAACACAATGTTATCCACATATCTGTTCATGAACATCTGTCATCTAACCAGCTAAGCGAGacatgtattcattttattccTGCATCATGAATCCCTCTGAAAAAGTCTCCTAACAGCAGCTACTTGCCTAACAAAGTAGTTGATACAGTGCAGACATCCCTAACAACTCTCTCTGGGCCAATTTTCACACGCTGGTCTTTCTTACCTCTTCTCCACAATCTCCAGTGTGAGGTGCAGCAGTTCCCTCttgctcttctccctcctcttgaTCATCTCCAGGATGGTGACAGCTCTGCTCAGGTCCCTACGCAGCTTCAGCATCTTCTCATACGACGCCTCGTCGTTTTTCCGGTTCTGAAAGTGGTGAGACAGTGATGAGTCAGACATAAAGTCACAATTGTTCCCACTTATAACTTTGAAACTTTTCCGGGGCCCTcaattgtttttcaaaattttgaTTTTAGAGTAATAGTAATACTACCACTAGCCAAAGTAGTGGTGCAACCTACAACACTTGTATTTTAGATTTAGAGCTTGAGAACAGGATTATAGCTGAGTATCatctgcttcctcccacaaggATCATGAGAGATCAGAGGCACTACTCTTTGGCAGCTAATTGTCCCACAATGggttaaaataacacatttggcCTTTAAGATAAAGGACAAGTCTCCAATTACTGGGCCACAGAGAAGCCCCAGTTTGCATGCAACATGCACAACTTCTTCCATTAGCCTCGTTGTTTGTCTCATCCTCCTGCCCACTGATTCCTACCTTCCTGGTCTGCATCTTCTCCGTTCGTCGGCGGAAGGCCACATACGGGTCGCTGGTGCTAGAGCCGTCCCTCTTCTCCTGCTTGACGTTGGGGATGAGGGAGCCACCCTTGCAGGTTTTCCTCTTGCGACTCCAGTAGTCGAACACCTCTTTGATCAGCTCATCgtcctccttcagcagcagtttgGCCTCCTGGAGACTGACGAGCTGTGGGGCAAAATAGGACAGACCAAGTCAGTGCAATGGTACCAATCTatagcacaaacacagcataaTACACCATAAACCTAACAAGTATTATAGGCTGCAATGATTTTAAAGAGCCACAAACAGTACAAAACAAAGCTTGTTGCCTTCATGCAAGCTCATAAAGTCATATTTCTAAGTTTGACAGTTGTATGAATTTAAGTAGACTAGTTATTAGTCAGACATGACAAGAACTCCATGCAGTAGCTTTTAATGAATATTAAAGAAACCAAGGAATTACAGGGCAAGAGCCAGGATTTTATTCACTGCAGAGTAAAACACAATCTGAGTCAGTGgacatatttattttgtataaaaCAGAGACATGTTTGTCCAAACATCCTGCAAGCTAGTACCCcgacacacaaactgacacatACCTGCTGTCCACTGCCTTTCTCCAGCCGGTCAATCATTTCCTCAAACTGCAGGGCTGtgatttccattttcttcttcagcttATTCACAAAAGTCTCGTCCTCTGAATCTAGGTCGTAGTCTGGCTGCTCTGTATCCAAACTGAAAGCTGTGAGATGAAGAAGTGTCGGTTACTGAAGAGACAGACTTAAATTCAAAGGCATCGTCAAGAACAACCAGACACAGCATCACGTCTGCAAACACTTGAGCAGGCAGCACTGTGCATGAACTCCAAGTACTTGTTAATAAATATTGCCTGGGGCTTCAGTTTTTGCTCTACCTGTCAGTCTCCAGCCGTGGCCTGGAGATTTTCCAGACAATAAACACATTAGTCTGGTGAATGGGGAAGTGGCTGTCACCTTTTATGACcactggatgaaaaaaaaaaaaaaaacgtatgtTCTCTGCATCGTTACTATGAGACAATTTAACTATAACCAACACATTAAACTGTAATTACCTGCAGCAATAAACTGCCCCATATTTAAACTGTAACATAGAAGTAGAAATATCTGCTACGGCAATCTCTCTGGTTTTACACATTGCTAATTCAAACAGTGCCTTTAAAGGCTGCAGTATACAGCAAACAAGTGGAACTTCTTCTCAGATTTTTGTTGAGAATGACTCAGTCATTGTGTCTTCTGGTCTGTTTGTTTAATGTCATTTCCT
Encoded here:
- the LOC139220885 gene encoding enhancer of polycomb homolog 1-like isoform X2; the encoded protein is MVIPVPEAERNITHYESLYPGEFKMPKQLIHIQPFSLDTEQPDYDLDSEDETFVNKLKKKMEITALQFEEMIDRLEKGSGQQLVSLQEAKLLLKEDDELIKEVFDYWSRKRKTCKGGSLIPNVKQEKRDGSSTSDPYVAFRRRTEKMQTRKNRKNDEASYEKMLKLRRDLSRAVTILEMIKRREKSKRELLHLTLEIVEKRNSMPDLGSEVMAEALAQRALVKPVYTIPIIPLSSSNQYRHQDHLDMKDYKKPEKTEAVRTKRKYEKKPKIPPLSAPQHSGPSVFNPKDLNQYDFPSSDEEPFSQIHSGSSEAEEENDPDGCYAFRRKAGCQYYATRPDQSGNWPWVSPSDGGLGDPRFRYCLTSLNMPRRCIGLARRRVGRGGRILLDRAHADVDSICQSLDSDLEPQPLASPLPSSLLRNSNASTSETNTSDPTSSPHLPSSSSPTPMDLSQILLNIKSCRWRHFRPRTLSRHPLGGGDLSRRGFRDFSRTVSGLTRTLSGGASSQNRTGPPPTPVHVFTAEQYQQHQEQLALMQKQQLEQSQQQQANKAASNTNLQALVSKTLDQASAQFAASALVTTDQLLAFKSKEELVLASGVNGVLAGAGVFKGLHLSSTTAALHQTNQSTHTTTSMTPTFLQPSSNSATPSSANAVPTSLTSTPSAHAALGILGCSATNATPATTQVLIGNNICLSVPSGASLAGRHIPRTLGNVPPSALKLSASTNLQMPKVSGASSMDLGSRDNHDEDKPALNSIADNTVAMEVT
- the LOC139220885 gene encoding enhancer of polycomb homolog 1-like isoform X1 gives rise to the protein MSKLSFRARALDASKPLPVFRCEDLPDLHEYASINRAVPQMPTGMEKEEESEHHLQRAISAQQVYGEKRDNMVIPVPEAERNITHYESLYPGEFKMPKQLIHIQPFSLDTEQPDYDLDSEDETFVNKLKKKMEITALQFEEMIDRLEKGSGQQLVSLQEAKLLLKEDDELIKEVFDYWSRKRKTCKGGSLIPNVKQEKRDGSSTSDPYVAFRRRTEKMQTRKNRKNDEASYEKMLKLRRDLSRAVTILEMIKRREKSKRELLHLTLEIVEKRNSMPDLGSEVMAEALAQRALVKPVYTIPIIPLSSSNQYRHQDHLDMKDYKKPEKTEAVRTKRKYEKKPKIPPLSAPQHSGPSVFNPKDLNQYDFPSSDEEPFSQIHSGSSEAEEENDPDGCYAFRRKAGCQYYATRPDQSGNWPWVSPSDGGLGDPRFRYCLTSLNMPRRCIGLARRRVGRGGRILLDRAHADVDSICQSLDSDLEPQPLASPLPSSLLRNSNASTSETNTSDPTSSPHLPSSSSPTPMDLSQILLNIKSCRWRHFRPRTLSRHPLGGGDLSRRGFRDFSRTVSGLTRTLSGGASSQNRTGPPPTPVHVFTAEQYQQHQEQLALMQKQQLEQSQQQQANKAASNTNLQALVSKTLDQASAQFAASALVTTDQLLAFKSKEELVLASGVNGVLAGAGVFKGLHLSSTTAALHQTNQSTHTTTSMTPTFLQPSSNSATPSSANAVPTSLTSTPSAHAALGILGCSATNATPATTQVLIGNNICLSVPSGASLAGRHIPRTLGNVPPSALKLSASTNLQMPKVSGASSMDLGSRDNHDEDKPALNSIADNTVAMEVT